A part of Vallitalea longa genomic DNA contains:
- a CDS encoding class I adenylate-forming enzyme family protein, with product MRIEELFFDECNINKNFVIEDNDNYWDYAKLYERIMALRIVLRQHGIKKSEKIAIICDNSANFFIALIAGLSIGAVVVPIDKQLPIPTVKGLISQFDIRIICFYEKYVNSMLYTSSNKIMGIPMLSENHGEWYNIKDGEYSASDDILSEEDPAIIFLTSGTSGKRKGVVLTHNALTANIEAIYDYINPNKDDIFFITKTINHVSTLVGELLMALKAGCKVLAYNPMVSPVVQIKRMYTLKPTIVFVNPTILKLLTKANFSNSQLSSVRSVYTSGAVIDKKTIIDAERLFRQGRIFNVYGLTEAGPRVAAQNSKDMNYKYCSVGKPIMGVEVIIKSDNGTICKHGESGNMYVKTSSMMLGYYNDVKSTKKKIQAGWLDTGDVGYFDSDGYLYVIGRKDDMIIHNAYNVDPNWIESIVSDIKDISECIVFGIDSNEDNKIICAIKRVNENSAINPNKIIRHCLNYLAPYECPQEFIEWNNIPKTYNGKLSRRLAVERYFKENR from the coding sequence GATTATGCTAAGTTATATGAGAGGATTATGGCGTTACGAATAGTGCTTAGACAACATGGTATAAAAAAATCAGAAAAAATAGCAATAATATGTGATAATAGTGCTAATTTTTTTATTGCATTAATAGCTGGTTTATCTATTGGTGCTGTTGTTGTACCAATAGATAAACAATTACCTATACCTACAGTAAAAGGACTAATCAGTCAGTTTGATATTAGGATAATATGTTTTTATGAAAAATATGTTAATTCAATGTTATATACGAGTAGTAATAAGATAATGGGTATACCTATGTTAAGTGAGAATCATGGAGAATGGTATAATATAAAGGATGGAGAATACTCTGCTTCTGATGATATTCTATCCGAAGAGGATCCTGCGATTATATTTCTTACATCGGGAACTTCGGGAAAGCGTAAAGGGGTGGTTCTTACTCATAATGCATTAACTGCAAATATTGAAGCGATTTATGATTATATTAATCCAAACAAAGATGACATTTTCTTTATAACCAAAACGATTAATCATGTTTCTACTTTGGTGGGTGAGCTCTTAATGGCATTAAAAGCCGGATGCAAGGTCTTAGCATATAATCCTATGGTATCACCTGTTGTTCAGATAAAGAGAATGTATACTTTAAAACCAACAATAGTATTTGTTAATCCTACTATTCTTAAGCTTCTTACGAAAGCTAATTTCTCAAATTCTCAATTATCAAGTGTTAGAAGTGTCTATACAAGTGGTGCAGTTATTGATAAAAAAACAATTATTGATGCAGAACGATTATTCAGACAAGGAAGGATTTTTAATGTTTATGGATTGACTGAAGCAGGACCTCGTGTAGCAGCACAAAACAGCAAAGATATGAATTATAAATATTGTTCAGTGGGTAAGCCTATTATGGGAGTAGAAGTAATTATAAAATCTGACAATGGTACAATTTGTAAACATGGGGAATCAGGTAATATGTATGTAAAAACTTCATCGATGATGCTAGGTTACTATAATGATGTAAAATCTACTAAGAAAAAAATTCAAGCTGGTTGGTTAGATACTGGAGATGTTGGTTATTTTGATTCAGATGGGTATTTATATGTAATAGGTAGAAAAGATGATATGATTATTCACAATGCATACAATGTTGACCCAAATTGGATAGAAAGTATTGTGAGTGATATAAAAGATATAAGTGAATGTATTGTATTTGGTATAGATTCTAATGAAGATAATAAAATTATTTGTGCTATTAAGAGAGTTAATGAAAATTCAGCTATTAATCCAAATAAGATTATTAGACACTGTCTTAACTACTTAGCACCTTATGAGTGTCCGCAAGAATTTATAGAATGGAACAATATACCTAAAACATATAATGGTAAACTTTCACGTAGATTAGCTGTTGAAAGATATTTCAAAGAGAATCGTTGA
- a CDS encoding glycosyltransferase family 2 protein: MIDVSVIIPVYNQAEQLMITLDFFAKQTYDFNRFEIIVVDDGSTERIIQKINNSYLSTLPYKIIIIRQGNKGRAAARNKGVEKASGEYLIFCDADRFPNNNYIKYYVDNKAYLSEFAIVGCPVDYYGKRHRADICKKDIQGIHRFSRESNYYKKIRKIFDEQGLTKSQIAWVSYLVGNSCISLDNFKKVGGFDPIFKDWGFEHFDFAFRLLKKGMYIKSCPYIYNYHIPHSRPDGFYKAMIEKSTVILNSKYPKYDFTPFKYFLSGELDLQRFEQIFNNNI, translated from the coding sequence ATGATAGATGTATCGGTGATTATTCCAGTTTATAATCAAGCAGAACAGTTAATGATAACTTTGGATTTTTTTGCTAAGCAGACTTATGATTTTAATAGATTTGAAATAATTGTTGTTGATGATGGTTCAACAGAAAGGATAATACAAAAGATTAATAATTCATATCTATCTACTCTACCATATAAAATTATTATAATTAGGCAGGGGAATAAAGGAAGAGCTGCTGCTAGAAATAAAGGTGTAGAAAAGGCAAGTGGAGAATACCTTATATTTTGTGATGCTGACAGATTTCCAAATAACAATTATATAAAATACTATGTAGATAATAAAGCATATTTATCTGAGTTTGCTATTGTGGGATGTCCTGTAGATTATTATGGTAAAAGGCATAGAGCTGATATTTGTAAAAAAGATATACAAGGAATACATAGATTTTCAAGAGAAAGTAATTACTATAAAAAAATCAGAAAGATATTTGATGAACAGGGATTAACAAAATCGCAAATTGCCTGGGTATCATATCTTGTAGGAAATTCTTGTATAAGTTTAGATAATTTTAAGAAGGTGGGAGGATTTGATCCTATTTTTAAAGATTGGGGGTTTGAGCATTTTGATTTTGCTTTTAGACTATTGAAGAAGGGTATGTATATAAAAAGTTGTCCATATATATATAATTACCATATACCACATTCCAGACCAGATGGATTCTACAAAGCAATGATAGAAAAAAGCACAGTTATCCTGAATTCTAAATATCCTAAATATGATTTTACTCCTTTCAAGTATTTTTTAAGTGGTGAGTTAGATCTGCAAAGATTTGAGCAAATCTTTAATAATAATATATGA
- a CDS encoding DUF6271 family protein, protein MQKQNRVLVIPTNRLCLKAMESIVNEQLFVEENYLDVAMKYIVIDSSPRDVSKNNRKLMNKMRENLKNNNIYYFDTDKINTIYKEIVRALNIENKEEILQLLINNELSYGLAANRLSLIASLFHADYLHRRDSDVYLQKLDNRQLVKPIEIEMKYLGKKISEIDEGIYGKENYPEDETIYMVGGGYKGNWAVDFEDLARTKMEALVKLLHLVKPLLSYDDVKEIVKKRFILGSKEMYKKDNVLFTTDNYIEAGNFSLYKIFKYIPFSPAIETSGTDYLYHALLGNLRKPMLYHNRRVIHGYTPDRKGAEQTCMYHLRLAMYRCLSRYYMLLYKEILRDKNIFMKNELFNHTVIGKFLIDISKKDLKREQKEILDAMIDIYKGVNDNKYTILANNIIKNKDYIINKSSMDVYNHGILTLQWSNITKFAEENSRYLLNL, encoded by the coding sequence ATGCAGAAACAGAATAGAGTCTTAGTAATTCCAACAAATAGATTATGTTTGAAAGCAATGGAGAGTATAGTTAATGAACAATTATTTGTTGAAGAAAATTATCTTGATGTTGCTATGAAATATATAGTGATTGATAGTTCTCCAAGAGATGTAAGTAAAAATAATAGAAAATTAATGAACAAGATGAGAGAAAATCTTAAGAATAATAATATCTACTATTTTGATACGGATAAAATAAATACCATTTATAAAGAAATTGTTCGGGCATTAAATATTGAAAATAAAGAAGAAATACTACAATTACTAATAAATAACGAACTCTCATATGGTCTTGCAGCAAATAGACTCTCTCTTATTGCTTCATTATTTCATGCTGATTATTTACACCGCAGAGATTCAGATGTTTATCTTCAAAAATTAGATAATAGACAACTAGTAAAACCAATAGAAATTGAAATGAAATATTTAGGGAAAAAGATTTCAGAGATTGATGAAGGTATATATGGAAAAGAAAATTACCCCGAAGATGAAACTATTTATATGGTTGGGGGAGGCTATAAAGGTAATTGGGCAGTAGATTTTGAAGATTTAGCTAGAACTAAAATGGAAGCATTGGTAAAACTTTTACATTTGGTTAAGCCTTTATTATCGTATGATGATGTAAAAGAAATAGTTAAAAAACGTTTTATCCTAGGTAGCAAGGAAATGTATAAAAAAGATAATGTATTGTTTACGACGGATAATTATATTGAGGCTGGAAATTTTTCATTATATAAAATATTTAAATATATTCCTTTCTCGCCGGCTATAGAGACATCTGGTACAGATTATCTATATCATGCTTTACTGGGAAATTTACGGAAGCCTATGCTATATCATAACAGAAGGGTAATACATGGATATACTCCAGATAGAAAAGGAGCTGAACAGACTTGTATGTATCACTTACGCTTAGCTATGTATAGATGCTTATCAAGATACTATATGTTGCTTTACAAAGAAATATTGAGAGATAAAAATATATTTATGAAGAATGAATTGTTTAATCATACTGTTATTGGTAAATTTCTTATTGATATTTCTAAAAAAGATCTGAAGAGAGAACAGAAAGAGATTTTAGATGCTATGATTGATATTTACAAAGGAGTTAACGATAACAAGTACACTATTTTGGCAAATAATATAATAAAAAATAAAGATTATATTATAAATAAAAGTTCTATGGATGTGTATAATCACGGTATATTAACATTACAATGGAGTAATATAACTAAGTTTGCTGAAGAAAATAGCAGATATTTATTAAATCTATAA
- the recO gene encoding DNA repair protein RecO has product MVEIKTKGIVVNEMAIGENDKRLVIITKEKGKITAFARGARKTNSRFLAGSQLFSYGEYILVKGKSSSYNIKQIQLIESFHAIRTDIESLAYGLYVLEFVSYITEENVPNIHIMRLMLKTLQVLISNIINYDLVMRIFELKAMSYIGYTPNVVNCVICGNQYDEYWFSITQGGIICKICSNQQKSVMKISNNTIYTMRYILSISIDKLYSFNVNEGIKYELTMIMKKFIEYHLNHKFKSLDFLLEL; this is encoded by the coding sequence ATGGTTGAAATAAAAACAAAAGGCATTGTTGTCAATGAAATGGCAATAGGTGAAAATGACAAAAGGTTAGTTATCATTACCAAAGAAAAAGGTAAAATAACAGCTTTTGCCAGAGGAGCTAGAAAAACAAATAGTAGATTTCTTGCAGGTTCTCAATTATTTTCTTATGGGGAATACATATTGGTAAAAGGGAAATCTTCATCCTATAATATTAAACAAATACAACTAATTGAATCGTTTCATGCAATACGAACAGATATAGAGTCACTAGCTTATGGTTTATATGTATTAGAATTTGTTAGTTATATTACTGAAGAAAATGTACCCAATATACATATCATGAGACTTATGTTGAAAACTTTACAAGTATTGATAAGTAATATTATCAATTATGATTTAGTAATGAGAATCTTTGAACTAAAAGCCATGAGCTATATTGGTTATACTCCTAATGTAGTGAATTGTGTGATTTGTGGTAATCAATATGATGAATATTGGTTCAGTATCACTCAAGGAGGTATTATATGTAAAATATGCTCTAATCAGCAGAAATCGGTTATGAAAATAAGCAATAATACCATTTATACTATGAGATATATTCTTTCTATATCTATTGATAAACTATATAGCTTTAATGTAAATGAAGGTATTAAATATGAACTAACTATGATAATGAAAAAATTTATTGAATATCATCTTAACCATAAATTCAAATCTTTAGATTTTTTATTAGAATTATAG
- a CDS encoding glycine--tRNA ligase gives MEKTMEKVVALAKARGFVYPGSEIYGGLANTWDYGPLGVELKNNVKKAWWQKFIKESPYNVGIDCAILMNPQVWVASGHVGGFNDPLMDCKSCKERFRADQLIENYMKENDLEVEDAVDSWSNEKMKDYIEENGIVCPSCGEKNFTDIRQFNLMFKTFQGVTEEAKNTVYLRPETAQGIFVNFKNVQRTSRKKIPFGIGQIGKSFRNEITPGNFTFRTREFEQMELEFFCEPGKDLEWFNYWKEFCMNWILSLGLNKENIRLRDHSQEELSHYSNATSDIEYLFPFGWGELWGIADRTDFDLKRHQETSGADLTYFDDIKKEKYVPYCIEPSLGADRVTLAFLCEAYDEEELENGDVRKVLHFHPAIAPVQIAVLPLSKKLSEEANKVYTMLGKHYNVEYDDRGSIGKRYRRQDEIGTPYCLTFDFDSLEDNAVTIRDRDSMEQERVKIDDLISYLGQKIIF, from the coding sequence ATGGAAAAGACTATGGAAAAAGTCGTTGCCCTTGCAAAGGCTAGAGGATTTGTATATCCAGGATCTGAGATTTATGGAGGATTAGCTAATACATGGGATTATGGTCCTCTTGGGGTTGAATTAAAAAATAATGTAAAAAAAGCTTGGTGGCAGAAATTCATCAAGGAAAGTCCATATAATGTAGGAATTGATTGTGCAATATTGATGAATCCACAAGTTTGGGTTGCTTCTGGTCATGTTGGCGGTTTTAATGATCCTCTAATGGATTGTAAAAGCTGTAAAGAAAGATTCAGAGCAGATCAATTGATTGAAAATTATATGAAAGAAAATGATCTTGAAGTAGAAGATGCTGTTGATTCTTGGTCTAATGAAAAAATGAAAGATTACATCGAAGAGAATGGTATCGTATGTCCATCTTGTGGAGAGAAAAACTTTACGGACATAAGACAATTCAATTTGATGTTCAAGACTTTCCAAGGTGTTACAGAAGAGGCTAAAAACACTGTTTACCTACGTCCAGAAACAGCACAAGGTATTTTTGTTAACTTCAAGAATGTACAACGTACTTCTAGAAAAAAAATACCTTTTGGAATAGGACAAATAGGGAAATCATTCAGAAATGAAATTACACCAGGTAATTTTACTTTCAGGACAAGAGAATTCGAACAAATGGAATTAGAATTTTTCTGTGAACCAGGCAAAGATCTTGAATGGTTCAATTACTGGAAAGAGTTCTGTATGAATTGGATACTGTCTTTAGGGTTAAATAAAGAAAATATAAGATTAAGAGACCATAGTCAGGAAGAACTATCTCATTATAGTAATGCTACTTCCGACATAGAATATTTATTCCCATTTGGATGGGGTGAATTATGGGGTATTGCTGATAGAACAGATTTTGATCTAAAAAGGCATCAAGAAACTTCTGGTGCTGATTTAACATATTTTGATGATATTAAAAAAGAGAAATATGTTCCATATTGCATAGAGCCATCATTAGGAGCTGATAGAGTAACATTAGCATTTTTATGTGAAGCTTATGATGAGGAAGAATTAGAAAATGGTGATGTTAGAAAAGTTCTACATTTTCATCCTGCTATAGCACCAGTACAGATAGCGGTTTTACCACTATCAAAGAAATTATCAGAAGAAGCTAATAAAGTATATACGATGTTAGGTAAGCATTATAATGTTGAATATGATGATAGAGGAAGTATTGGAAAAAGATATAGAAGACAAGACGAAATAGGAACTCCTTACTGCTTGACATTCGATTTCGATTCATTAGAAGATAATGCAGTAACAATAAGAGACAGAGATTCTATGGAGCAAGAAAGAGTTAAAATAGATGACCTTATTTCATATTTAGGACAAAAAATAATATTTTAA
- the ppdK gene encoding pyruvate, phosphate dikinase has translation MSKKYVYMFSEADASMKNLLGGKGANLAEMTKLGLPIPQGFTVSTEACINYYDNGEKISDEIKKQIEDALVKVEEINNKKFGDNSQPLLVSVRSGARVSMPGMMDTVLNLGLNDVSVEGFAKATDNARFAYDSYRRFIQMFSDVVKGLPKSKFERVLDDIKKEKGYASDLDLTADDLKDVIAAFKDLYKEQLGEAFPQNPEEQLMAAVEAVFGSWNNERAIIYRRMNDIPGNWGTAVNVQTMVFGNMGESSGTGVAFTRNPATGEAGIYGEYLLNAQGEDVVAGIRTPEPITRLEQDMPKVYKQFMEIATNLENHYKDMQDMEFTIENGKLYFLQTRNGKRTAAAALKIAVDLVDEGLLTKKEALMKVEPKQLDQILHPNFDPAALKAGNVVAKGLPASPGAAAGKVYFTAEDAAEAAKRNERVVLVRLETSPEDIEGMYASEGILTVRGGMTSHAAVVARGMGTCCVSGCGDITIDEEKKVFTVAGQTVKEGDYISLDGSTGNIYIEDIKTIEPEISGDFAKFMSWADETRTLKVRTNADTPRDARKAVEFGAEGIGLCRTEHMFFEEDRIAKMRKMIVAKEVEERKAALKELLPIQKADFKGMYEALKGRPMTVRLLDPPLHEFLPHDTEDIEALAKDMGITFETLKATVDSLHEFNPMLGHRGCRLAVTYPEIAEMQATAIVEAAIEVKKEQGYDIVPEIMIPLVGEVKELAYVKDIVVKAVDAVIAEAGSDMKYKVGTMIEIPRAALTADAIAKEAEFFSFGTNDLTQMTFGFSRDDAGAFLEDYYTKGVFESDPFARLDQTGVGQLVKMAAEKGKATRPDIKLGICGEHGGDPASIEFCHNVGLNYVSCSPFRVPIARLAAAQAALK, from the coding sequence ATGAGCAAGAAATATGTTTATATGTTTAGTGAAGCTGATGCATCAATGAAAAACCTTCTTGGTGGAAAAGGCGCTAACTTAGCAGAAATGACTAAGCTTGGTTTACCAATTCCTCAAGGATTTACTGTTTCAACTGAAGCTTGTATTAATTATTATGACAATGGTGAAAAAATATCAGATGAGATAAAAAAACAAATTGAAGATGCTTTAGTAAAAGTTGAAGAGATTAATAATAAAAAATTTGGTGACAATAGCCAACCATTATTAGTATCTGTTCGTTCAGGAGCTAGAGTTTCTATGCCTGGTATGATGGACACAGTACTTAACTTAGGTCTAAATGATGTATCTGTAGAAGGATTCGCAAAAGCTACAGACAATGCAAGATTTGCATACGATTCTTATAGAAGATTTATTCAAATGTTCTCAGACGTTGTTAAAGGTCTACCAAAATCAAAATTCGAAAGAGTTCTAGATGATATCAAAAAAGAAAAAGGATATGCAAGTGACCTTGATTTAACAGCTGATGATCTAAAAGACGTTATCGCTGCATTCAAAGATTTATATAAAGAACAATTAGGTGAAGCATTCCCACAAAACCCAGAAGAACAATTAATGGCAGCTGTAGAGGCAGTATTTGGTTCATGGAATAATGAACGTGCTATCATTTATAGAAGAATGAATGATATTCCAGGTAACTGGGGAACAGCTGTTAATGTTCAAACAATGGTATTTGGTAACATGGGTGAAAGTTCAGGAACAGGAGTTGCTTTCACAAGAAATCCTGCAACTGGTGAAGCAGGAATTTATGGAGAATACTTATTAAATGCACAAGGTGAAGACGTTGTTGCTGGTATTAGAACTCCAGAACCTATAACAAGACTTGAACAAGATATGCCAAAAGTATATAAACAATTCATGGAAATCGCTACTAACTTAGAAAATCATTACAAAGATATGCAAGATATGGAATTCACTATTGAAAATGGTAAATTATATTTCTTACAAACACGTAATGGTAAGAGAACAGCAGCTGCTGCATTAAAAATAGCTGTTGATTTAGTAGATGAAGGATTACTTACTAAAAAAGAAGCTTTAATGAAAGTTGAACCAAAACAACTTGATCAAATACTTCATCCTAACTTCGATCCAGCTGCTCTAAAAGCAGGAAACGTAGTTGCTAAAGGTTTACCAGCATCTCCAGGTGCTGCAGCAGGTAAGGTATACTTTACAGCAGAAGATGCTGCTGAAGCTGCTAAGAGAAATGAAAGAGTTGTATTAGTTAGACTTGAAACTTCACCAGAAGATATCGAAGGTATGTATGCTTCAGAAGGTATCTTAACTGTTCGTGGTGGAATGACATCACATGCTGCTGTTGTTGCACGTGGAATGGGTACATGTTGTGTATCTGGTTGTGGAGACATTACAATTGATGAAGAAAAGAAAGTATTTACTGTTGCTGGACAAACTGTCAAAGAAGGAGATTATATCTCATTAGACGGTTCAACTGGTAATATTTATATTGAAGATATTAAGACTATAGAACCTGAAATATCAGGTGATTTCGCTAAGTTCATGTCATGGGCTGACGAAACAAGAACATTAAAAGTAAGAACTAATGCTGATACTCCAAGAGACGCAAGAAAAGCTGTAGAATTCGGAGCTGAAGGTATTGGACTTTGTCGTACAGAGCATATGTTCTTTGAAGAAGACAGAATCGCAAAAATGAGAAAAATGATCGTTGCTAAAGAAGTAGAAGAAAGAAAAGCTGCTTTAAAAGAATTATTACCAATTCAAAAAGCTGACTTCAAAGGTATGTATGAAGCGTTAAAAGGAAGACCAATGACTGTACGTCTTCTTGATCCACCACTTCATGAATTCTTACCTCATGATACTGAAGATATCGAAGCTCTAGCAAAAGATATGGGTATCACTTTTGAAACATTAAAAGCTACAGTTGATTCATTACATGAATTCAACCCAATGCTTGGTCATAGAGGCTGTCGTTTAGCTGTAACATATCCTGAAATAGCTGAAATGCAAGCAACAGCTATTGTTGAAGCTGCTATTGAAGTTAAGAAAGAACAAGGATATGATATCGTTCCTGAGATTATGATTCCTTTAGTAGGAGAAGTAAAAGAGCTAGCTTACGTTAAAGATATAGTAGTAAAAGCTGTTGATGCTGTAATAGCTGAAGCTGGTTCTGATATGAAATACAAAGTTGGTACTATGATTGAAATACCTCGTGCTGCATTAACTGCTGACGCAATTGCTAAAGAGGCTGAATTCTTCTCATTTGGTACTAATGACTTAACTCAAATGACATTTGGATTCTCTCGTGATGATGCTGGTGCATTCTTAGAAGATTACTACACTAAGGGAGTATTCGAATCAGATCCATTCGCTAGATTAGATCAAACTGGAGTTGGTCAATTAGTGAAGATGGCAGCTGAAAAAGGTAAAGCAACAAGACCTGACATTAAATTAGGAATCTGTGGAGAACATGGTGGAGATCCTGCTTCAATTGAATTCTGTCATAATGTAGGATTGAATTATGTATCTTGTTCACCATTTAGAGTACCTATCGCTCGTTTAGCTGCTGCTCAAGCTGCTTTAAAATAA
- a CDS encoding DUF445 family protein, translating to MDMKMVLAPILGAGIGYSTNWIAIKMLFRPYTEKRVMGIKLPFTPGLIPKERDRVAKSIGQVIEEYLLTDKIIINEMLEDKAKKHVLELVNDNIYTSKGNINLNSFIADNDNNFIVNRIADIIGNRLLDLLNEENTKNKIQQLISSRISNSLREIDIIDLISEEQLNDKYNDIINNNVKDMISSFLSEKMSDGNCICDIIDVEMINRIKGMIINYIDSITDDIKIFENERLKQRVVELIDSTIKEKVGALGAMFVNGESVYNTIAEKTKEKLQDIEIKEEINTFINSKIDEVTNRPIEEIMTSESREELISYLACYFTGILSEVNIIDIISLNDLDLYSFLEKVTGNDVEDKINNLVADNYEKIINDDKTSGNINNFIVEIINKMITSDISVSIAEKQQLDAFIVDKYTQLVNNNMTKLMKDIKLSSIIERQLNQFDIKMLEDIIISIAKKELNAITLLGGLLGFVITFLAVLL from the coding sequence ATGGATATGAAGATGGTGTTAGCTCCTATTTTAGGTGCTGGAATAGGGTATTCTACTAATTGGATTGCGATTAAGATGTTATTTAGACCTTATACGGAAAAAAGGGTGATGGGTATAAAATTACCTTTTACACCTGGTTTAATACCAAAGGAGAGAGATAGAGTAGCAAAATCAATAGGGCAGGTCATTGAGGAATATTTATTAACAGATAAAATAATAATTAATGAAATGCTTGAAGATAAGGCTAAAAAACATGTTTTGGAGTTAGTTAATGATAATATCTATACTAGTAAAGGAAACATCAATTTAAATAGTTTTATTGCAGATAATGATAATAATTTTATAGTAAATCGAATTGCAGATATCATAGGAAATAGATTGTTGGATTTATTAAATGAAGAGAACACCAAAAATAAGATACAACAATTAATAAGTAGCAGAATAAGTAATAGTTTAAGAGAGATAGATATTATAGATTTAATTAGTGAAGAGCAATTAAATGATAAGTATAACGACATAATCAATAATAATGTAAAAGATATGATAAGTAGTTTTTTATCAGAAAAAATGAGTGATGGCAACTGTATATGTGATATTATTGATGTTGAAATGATTAATAGAATAAAAGGTATGATAATAAATTATATAGATAGTATAACAGATGATATAAAAATATTTGAAAATGAGAGATTGAAGCAAAGAGTTGTTGAGCTTATTGATTCGACTATAAAAGAAAAAGTAGGGGCATTGGGAGCTATGTTTGTAAACGGTGAGAGTGTTTATAACACGATTGCTGAAAAAACAAAAGAAAAGCTTCAAGATATAGAAATTAAAGAAGAGATCAATACATTTATTAATAGCAAAATCGATGAGGTAACTAATAGGCCAATAGAAGAAATTATGACTAGTGAATCAAGAGAAGAATTGATATCATATCTGGCATGTTATTTTACTGGGATACTATCAGAAGTTAATATAATTGATATCATTTCTTTAAATGATCTTGATTTATATAGTTTTCTTGAAAAAGTTACTGGTAATGATGTAGAAGATAAAATTAATAATCTAGTTGCTGATAATTATGAAAAGATTATTAATGATGATAAGACAAGTGGCAATATTAATAATTTTATAGTTGAAATTATTAACAAAATGATAACAAGTGATATTTCTGTAAGCATTGCTGAGAAGCAACAATTAGATGCTTTTATAGTTGATAAATATACCCAATTGGTTAATAATAATATGACTAAATTAATGAAAGACATAAAATTAAGTTCAATTATTGAAAGACAACTCAACCAATTTGATATAAAAATGTTAGAAGATATAATCATTTCCATAGCTAAAAAGGAATTAAATGCCATTACATTATTAGGAGGATTATTAGGGTTTGTAATCACATTTCTAGCTGTTTTGTTATAG
- a CDS encoding FeoA family protein, giving the protein MTLDEGKNKEIFIVDDIKQNKKMKKRLQDMGLTKGTSIKILSNNTGGSFILNIRGSRVVIGKTVAEKIYVQPSKHKVFNLNAVGNAC; this is encoded by the coding sequence ATGACTTTAGATGAAGGTAAAAACAAAGAAATTTTTATCGTAGATGATATTAAGCAAAATAAAAAAATGAAAAAACGTCTTCAAGATATGGGATTGACAAAGGGAACTAGCATCAAGATTTTATCAAATAATACAGGCGGTTCATTTATTCTTAATATAAGAGGTTCAAGAGTAGTAATTGGTAAGACAGTAGCAGAAAAAATATATGTTCAACCAAGCAAACATAAAGTATTTAATTTGAATGCCGTTGGCAATGCATGTTAA